In Pedobacter sp. W3I1, one DNA window encodes the following:
- a CDS encoding Gfo/Idh/MocA family protein, producing the protein MLNRRNFLNYAATAVGTTALLSALDNPAYALFSKTIGANDQINIGVIGIKGMGWSDLKAALKVPGVNLTALCDSDANVLDERMAELKSMNVDAAKVKRYKDYGALLDNKDVDAVIIGTPDHWHALMMIHAVQAGKDVYVEKPVGNSIVECSTMVKAQEKYNKVVQAGQWQRSQQHFKDAVDFVKSGQLGNIRTVKVWCYQGWMKPAPIVPDTLPPAGVDYAMWLGPANKRAFNASRYHFNFRWFWDYAGGLMTDWGVHLLDYGLLGMNSPVPKTISALGGRFAYPDLYEETPDTLTTLYEFDKFNMVWDSAMGIDNGSYNRNHGIAYIGNNGTLILNRQGWEVIEEKVSGNKVSKPFVKSSDNGLDNHMVNFFSVVRSRKKEELNCSIQDAAHVATVAQMGNLAFRSGQKLSWDHAKHQFTDQQINDKYLLAQYHNGYSLPKV; encoded by the coding sequence ATGTTAAACCGTAGAAATTTCCTCAACTACGCTGCAACTGCAGTAGGAACCACTGCCCTGCTTTCTGCTTTAGACAATCCTGCCTATGCCCTTTTCAGTAAGACTATTGGCGCAAACGACCAAATCAATATTGGTGTAATAGGAATCAAAGGCATGGGATGGTCCGACCTCAAAGCGGCCCTCAAAGTACCGGGCGTAAACCTCACCGCCCTGTGCGACAGTGATGCCAACGTGCTTGATGAAAGGATGGCCGAATTAAAGTCGATGAATGTTGACGCCGCAAAAGTAAAAAGATATAAAGATTATGGTGCGCTGCTCGATAATAAAGATGTCGACGCCGTAATTATCGGCACACCCGATCACTGGCATGCCCTGATGATGATTCATGCAGTACAGGCAGGTAAAGATGTATATGTTGAAAAGCCGGTTGGCAACTCTATTGTCGAATGCAGTACCATGGTCAAAGCGCAGGAAAAATACAATAAGGTTGTGCAGGCAGGTCAATGGCAGCGCAGTCAGCAACATTTTAAAGATGCTGTCGATTTCGTAAAGAGCGGCCAGTTAGGAAATATCAGAACGGTAAAAGTATGGTGTTACCAGGGCTGGATGAAACCTGCTCCCATAGTGCCGGATACCTTACCTCCTGCAGGCGTTGATTATGCCATGTGGCTTGGGCCGGCGAATAAAAGAGCATTCAATGCCAGCAGATATCACTTCAATTTCCGCTGGTTCTGGGATTATGCCGGTGGCTTAATGACCGACTGGGGCGTGCATTTATTGGATTATGGCTTGCTGGGCATGAATTCACCAGTACCAAAAACCATATCCGCATTAGGTGGCCGCTTCGCCTATCCCGATCTGTATGAAGAAACGCCTGATACGCTCACTACCTTATATGAGTTTGACAAGTTCAATATGGTATGGGATTCTGCCATGGGCATCGATAACGGCTCTTATAACCGCAACCATGGGATTGCCTATATCGGTAACAATGGCACGCTGATCCTCAACAGGCAAGGCTGGGAAGTTATTGAAGAAAAGGTAAGCGGCAATAAAGTGAGCAAGCCCTTTGTTAAATCTTCAGATAATGGACTGGACAATCATATGGTCAATTTCTTTAGTGTTGTGAGATCCAGAAAAAAAGAAGAACTGAACTGCTCCATACAGGATGCTGCGCATGTAGCTACCGTTGCCCAAATGGGAAATCTTGCCTTCAGAAGCGGACAAAAATTATCATGGGACCATGCTAAACATCAGTTTACAGACCAGCAGATCAACGACAAATACCTGTTGGCCCAGTATCACAACGGTTACAGCTTACCTAAAGTTTAA